A genome region from Salvia splendens isolate huo1 chromosome 19, SspV2, whole genome shotgun sequence includes the following:
- the LOC121778204 gene encoding probable serine/threonine-protein kinase PBL15 gives MKIYPKTKKPQQQWKPFTARYCCSADDRANFGNMSSKKPPSSTSNSSSKNLTAPAQMPSFRKLSFSDSSLRSTSGRLNEDLAQTFAGDLYDFQLSELRGATQNFAAHFLLGEGGFGRVHKGYLEEGLKPGLKAQPAAVKLLNIEGLQGHREWLAEVIFLGQLRHPNLVKLIGYCCEDEERLLVYEFMPRGSLENHLFKRMSVCLPWATRLKIAIGAAKGLAFLHGAEKPVIYRDFKASNILLDSDFNAKLSDFGLAKMGPEGSNTHVTTRVMGTYGYAAPEYVNTGHLTTKSDIYSFGVVLLEFLTGRRAMDRSRAEHEQSLVDWTRPYLTSSRKMRCIMDPRFAGQYSVRGAREMGLLAQQCVSLNPKDRPKMPAIIETLENIQNLRDMAITNGQWPVTPKNSRNDNSVGKGRRQHSLGCRSAAVAASPRTK, from the exons ATGAAGATCTATCCGAAAACGAAGAAGCCGCAGCAGCAGTGGAAGCCCTTCACGGCTAGGTACTGCTGCTCGGCCGACGACCGCGCCAATTTCGGCAACATGAGCAGCAAGAAGCCGCCTTCGTCGACGTCCAACTCTTCGTCGAAGAATCTGACGGCGCCGGCGCAGATGCCTTCGTTCAGGAAGCTGTCCTTCTCCGACAGCAGCCTGAGGTCGACGTCGGGCCGGCTCAACGAGGACCTGGCGCAGACGTTCGCGGGCGACTTGTACGACTTCCAGCTCAGCGAGCTGCGCGGCGCCACGCAGAACTTCGCCGCCCATTTCCTCCTCGGAGAAGGAGGGTTTGGTAGGGTCCACAAGGGTTATTTGGAGGAGGGGCTCAAACCCGGGCTGAAAGCTCAGCCGGCTGCGGTCAAGCTGCTCAATATCGAAGGCCTCCAAGGCCACCGCGAATGGCTC GCGGAGGTTATATTTCTTGGGCAGTTGAGGCATCCCAATTTGGTTAAGTTGATTGGCTACTGCTGTGAAGATGAAGAAAGGCTTCTTGTATATGAGTTCATGCCACGTGGAAGCTTGGAAAATCATCTATTCAAAA GAATGTCTGTGTGTTTGCCATGGGCAACAAGATTGAAGATTGCTATAGGCGCAGCCAAAGGACTTGCTTTCCTACACGGTGCTGAGAAACCAGTTATTTACCGCGACTTTAAGGCCTCCAATATTTTACTTGATTCG GATTTCAACGCTAAATTATCTGATTTCGGACTAGCAAAAATGGGACCGGAAGGTTCAAACACTCATGTTACCACTCGTGTGATGGGGACATATGGTTATGCCGCTCCTGAATACGTCAACACcg GTCACCTAACCACAAAGAGCGACATCTACAGTTTTGGAGTGGTTCTACTAGAATTTCTAACAGGCCGAAGAGCGATGGACAGAAGTCGGGCCGAACACGAGCAAAGTTTAGTGGATTGGACCCGACCCTATTTGACGAGCAGTCGGAAAATGCGGTGTATAATGGACCCAAGATTTGCGGGTCAGTACTCCGTTAGAGGGGCAAGGGAAATGGGCCTTTTGGCCCAACAATGTGTGAGCTTGAACCCGAAGGACAGGCCCAAAATGCCTGCGATTATCGAAACGCTCGAAAACATTCAAAATTTGAGGGATATGGCCATCACGAACGGGCAGTGGCCCGTTACGCCTAAAAACAGCCGAAATGACAACTCGGTTGGCAAAGGGAGGAGGCAGCATAGCCTCGGCTGTAGAAGTGCTGCCGTCGCCGCCAGCCCAAGAACCAAATAA
- the LOC121780447 gene encoding carbon catabolite repressor protein 4 homolog 4-like isoform X2: MSTAPGPICRTFVPVEQSEVTSISKTDGFKFRLVSYNILAQAYVKSIIFPHSPGPSLKWKARSQAILTVLKSLEADFFCLQEVDEYDTFYKNNMATLGYSSIYIQRSGKKRDGCGIFYKQDNAELVIEEKIDYNDLVATVDDEKTSSSDDGNKLLVGGNKEETKSGSEKESSEDRGDPNDPRVRLKRDCVGTMAAFRLKNPTFHYVIIANTHIYWDPEWADVKIAQVKYLLSRLAEFKMLVAKKFDCSPSVIVAGDFNSTPGDQVYQYLVSGTSGMGPESMDDLPIPLASVYAFAGGEPEFTNCTPGFTGTLDYILFSPDQGVKPVNYLELPVAESPDVSGGLPNYFHPSDHLPIGAEFEVEA; the protein is encoded by the exons ATGAGCACAGCTCCTGGACCAATATGTCGAACGTTTGTTCCAGTTGAGCAGAGTGAAGTTACTTCAATCAGTAAAACAGATG GCTTCAAATTCCGGCTTGTATCGTATAATATTTTGGCACAG GCATACGTGAAAAGCATTATATTTCCACATTCACCGGGTCCTAGTCTCAA GTGGAAAGCCCGGTCGCAGGCCATTCTCACAGTTCTTAAGAGCCTTGAAGCAGATTTTTTTTGTCTACAG GAAGTCGATGAGTATGATACATTTTATAAGAACAATATGGCGACCCTTGGCTATTCAAGTATCTACATTCAAAGAAGTGGGAAAAAAAGAGATGGATGCGGAATTTTCTATAAACAGGATAA TGCAGAGTTGGTCATAGAAGAGAAAATTGACTACAATGATTTGGTGGCTACAGTTGACGACGAAAAAACATCATCTTCAGATGATGGCAATAAGTTGCTAGTTGGTGGAAATAAAGAGGAGACAAAATCTG GTTCCGAGAAAGAGAGTTCAGAAGATCGCGGGGATCCAAATGATCCTCGTGTAAGATTAAAGCGTGACTGTGTAGGAACCATGGCTGCTTTTAGACTTAAAAATCCTACATTTCACTATGTTATTATCGCAAACACTCATATATACTG GGATCCAGAATGGGCCGATGTGAAAATTGCGCAGGTTAAGTACTTGCTTTCGCGCCTAGCAGAATTCAAAATGCTAGTAGCCAAAAAGTTTGATTGCTCGCCCTCAGTAATTGTCGCGGGGGACTTCAATTCAACTCCCGGAGATCAG GTATACCAATACCTAGTCTCGGGCACGAGTGGCATGGGGCCAGAGAGCATGGATGATCTGCCGATCCCACTGGCAAGTGTGTATGCATTTGCAGGAGGGGAGCCGGAGTTCACAAACTGCACTCCCGGATTCACAGGCACTCTTGACTACATCTTATTTTCCCCTGATCAGGGTGTAAAACCAGTTAACTATCTTGAGCTTCCAGTAGCAGAATCCCCCGATGTAAGTGGCGGGTTGCCGAATTATTTCCACCCCAGCGATCACCTTCCGATTGGGGCAGAGTTTGAAGTCGAGGCATAG
- the LOC121780447 gene encoding carbon catabolite repressor protein 4 homolog 4-like isoform X1 yields the protein MLRCSFLPPRFSAARYSKMSTAPGPICRTFVPVEQSEVTSISKTDGFKFRLVSYNILAQAYVKSIIFPHSPGPSLKWKARSQAILTVLKSLEADFFCLQEVDEYDTFYKNNMATLGYSSIYIQRSGKKRDGCGIFYKQDNAELVIEEKIDYNDLVATVDDEKTSSSDDGNKLLVGGNKEETKSGSEKESSEDRGDPNDPRVRLKRDCVGTMAAFRLKNPTFHYVIIANTHIYWDPEWADVKIAQVKYLLSRLAEFKMLVAKKFDCSPSVIVAGDFNSTPGDQVYQYLVSGTSGMGPESMDDLPIPLASVYAFAGGEPEFTNCTPGFTGTLDYILFSPDQGVKPVNYLELPVAESPDVSGGLPNYFHPSDHLPIGAEFEVEA from the exons CGCAGCTCGTTATAGCAAGATGAGCACAGCTCCTGGACCAATATGTCGAACGTTTGTTCCAGTTGAGCAGAGTGAAGTTACTTCAATCAGTAAAACAGATG GCTTCAAATTCCGGCTTGTATCGTATAATATTTTGGCACAG GCATACGTGAAAAGCATTATATTTCCACATTCACCGGGTCCTAGTCTCAA GTGGAAAGCCCGGTCGCAGGCCATTCTCACAGTTCTTAAGAGCCTTGAAGCAGATTTTTTTTGTCTACAG GAAGTCGATGAGTATGATACATTTTATAAGAACAATATGGCGACCCTTGGCTATTCAAGTATCTACATTCAAAGAAGTGGGAAAAAAAGAGATGGATGCGGAATTTTCTATAAACAGGATAA TGCAGAGTTGGTCATAGAAGAGAAAATTGACTACAATGATTTGGTGGCTACAGTTGACGACGAAAAAACATCATCTTCAGATGATGGCAATAAGTTGCTAGTTGGTGGAAATAAAGAGGAGACAAAATCTG GTTCCGAGAAAGAGAGTTCAGAAGATCGCGGGGATCCAAATGATCCTCGTGTAAGATTAAAGCGTGACTGTGTAGGAACCATGGCTGCTTTTAGACTTAAAAATCCTACATTTCACTATGTTATTATCGCAAACACTCATATATACTG GGATCCAGAATGGGCCGATGTGAAAATTGCGCAGGTTAAGTACTTGCTTTCGCGCCTAGCAGAATTCAAAATGCTAGTAGCCAAAAAGTTTGATTGCTCGCCCTCAGTAATTGTCGCGGGGGACTTCAATTCAACTCCCGGAGATCAG GTATACCAATACCTAGTCTCGGGCACGAGTGGCATGGGGCCAGAGAGCATGGATGATCTGCCGATCCCACTGGCAAGTGTGTATGCATTTGCAGGAGGGGAGCCGGAGTTCACAAACTGCACTCCCGGATTCACAGGCACTCTTGACTACATCTTATTTTCCCCTGATCAGGGTGTAAAACCAGTTAACTATCTTGAGCTTCCAGTAGCAGAATCCCCCGATGTAAGTGGCGGGTTGCCGAATTATTTCCACCCCAGCGATCACCTTCCGATTGGGGCAGAGTTTGAAGTCGAGGCATAG